The genomic window CATTATACGCCTCATTTCCGCTTTCGGTCTTGGTGTGGAGCAAGTGATGATTGGCATACCGGGTGCCGCCAAGCAGGTCTTTCAGGGCCAGAATATCCCGCTTCTCTCCATCCCTTTCCTGACCGTTTATTTCCTGAAAACAAATGATATCTGCCCGCAGCCGTTCCAGCGCGGGGCGAATGATTGCAGCGCGTTCTGCGAAACTGGGGGCGCTGTCGGGGCTGGTATCTTCATCAAGGTTTTCGAGATTATATGTGGCAATGCGAAACATGGGTGGAACTCCTATGATGCAAATTGGCGATTAACAGGATTCCACCCCAGTGTAACACTTGCGCGAAAAGATTGGGCTTCCCATCTATGGCTCAAGGCCTGCAACGCTTCCCGTGCCGCATCAGGGCGGGGGCAGGGACAGGCGCTTTGAGAAGGAGAGACGTGATGAACTTTGAAAAGTTCACCGATCGCGCACGCGGGTTTGTGCAGGCTGCGCAGACCATTGCGCAGCGCGAAGACCACCAGAAACTGGCCCCGGAACATCTGCTGAAAGCATTGATGGATGATGAGCAGGGTCTTGCCTACAATCTGATCACGCGCGCAGGTGGCGACCCGGCCCGGGTTGTTGATGCGCTGGATGTGGCGATGGGCAAACTGCCCAAGGTGACGGGCGATGCCGGGCAGCTTTATCTGGATGGCCAGACCACGAAAGTGTTGAGCGAAGCCGAGAAACTGGCGGGCAAGGCAGGTGACAGTTTTGTCCCTGTTGAACGTTTGCTGACCGCGCTGGCGATGGTGAAATCAGCGGCGAAAACCGCGCTTGAAGCCGGTGCTGTGAATGCGCAAAGCCTGAATGCGGCGATCAATGACATCCGCAAGGGGCGCACGGCCGACAGCGCCAGTGCCGAGGATAATTATGAAGCGCTGGGCAAATATGCCCGCGACCTGACCGAGGCCGCGCGCGAGGGCAAGATTGACCCGATCATCGGCCGGGATGAGGAGATCAGGCGTGCGATGCAGGTGCTTAGCCGCCGGACCAAGAACAACCCGGTGCTGATCGGTGAACCGGGTGTGGGGAAGACCGCGATTGCGGAAGGCCTTGCGCTGCGGATCATCGACGGGGATGTGCCCGAAAGCCTGCGCAACAAGATTCTGATGGCGCTGGATATGGGGGCCCTGATTGCAGGCGCGAAATACCGCGGCGAGTTTGAGGAACGGCTGAAAGCGGTCCTGAACGAGATCAGCGCCGCCGCCGGTGAGATCATCCTGTTCATTGACGAGATGCACACGCTGGTGGGTGCGGGCAAAACCGATGGTGCGATGGATGCGGCCAATCTGATCAAACCGGCGCTTGCGCGGGGGGAATTGCATTGCGTCGGCGCCACCACCCTGGATGAATACCGCAAATATGTTGAGAAAGACGCAGCCCTGGCGCGGCGGTTCCAGCCCCTGATGGTTGAGGAACCGACGGTTGAGGACACGATCTCGATCCTGCGGGGCATCAAGGAGAAATATGAGCTTCACCACGGGGTACGCATTTCCGATGGCGCATTGGTGGCCGCAGCACAGTTGAGCCAGCGCTACATCACTGATCGTTTCCTGCCGGACAAGGCGATTGACCTTGTGGATGAGGCAGCCTCGCGCCTGCGGATGGAGGTGGACAGCAAACCCGAAGAACTGGACGCGCTGGACCGCGATATCCTGCAAAAGCAGATCGAGGCGGAAGCGTTGAAGAAAGAGGATGACGCGGCCTCGAAAGACCGGCTGGAGAAGCTGGAGAAGGAACTGGGCGATTTGCAGCAGCAATCCGCCGAGATGACCGCGCAATGGCAATCGGAACGCGACAAGCTGGAAAGCGCGCGCGGGCTGAAAGAGAAGCTGGATCATGCGCGGGCGGAACTGGATCAGGCCAAGCGTGCCGGTGATCTGGGCAAGGCCGGAGAGCTGTCTTACGGCGTGATCCCGGAGCTTGAGAAAGAGCTGGAGGCCGCCGAGGCGCAGGAAGACGAGATGCTGGTGGAAGAGGCGGTGCGCCCGGAACAGATCGCCTCGGTTGTCGAACGCTGGACCGGTATCCCGATGTCGCGGATGCTGGAAGGCGAGCGTGAGAAACTGCTGCGCATGGAAGACGAGATCGGCAAGCGGGTGATCGGCCAGCGCATAGCGGTGCAGGCGGTCTCGAACGCCGTGCGCCGGGCGCGGGCGGGTCTGAACGACGAAAACCGGCCTTTGGGCTCGTTCCTGATGCTGGGGCCGACCGGCGTCGGCAAGACCGAGTTGACCAAGGCGCTGGCGGAGTTCCTGTTTGACGATGATCAGGCGATGGTGCGGATCGACATGAGCGAGTTCATGGAGAAACATTCCGTCGCCCGGCTGATCGGGGCGCCGCCGGGATATGTGGGCTATGATGAGGGTGGCAAGCTGACCGAGGCGGTGCGGCGCAGACCCTATCAGGTGGTGCTGTTCGACGAGGTCGAGAAGGCCCACCCGGATGTGTTCAACGTGCTGTTGCAGGTGCTGGATGACGGGCAACTGACCGATGGGCAGGGCCGCACGGTCGATTTCAAGCAGACGCTGATCGTGCTGACCTCGAACCTGGGTGCGCAGGCGTTGAGCCAATTGCCTGATGGCGCCGATGCCTCGGACGCCAGGCGCGATGTGATGGATGCGGTGCGCGCCCATTTCCGGCCCGAGTTTCTGAACCGTCTGGATGAGACAATCATCTTCGACCGGCTCAGCCGGGCGGATATGGACGGGATCGTTGCCATTCAACTGGCGCGGCTTGAGGCGCGGCTGGCAGAGCGCAAGATCACCCTGGATCTGGATGCGGGCGCGATGACCTGGCTGGCTGATGAAGGCTATGACCCGGTCTTCGGGGCCCGCCCCCTGAAACGGGTGATCCAGCGCAGTCTTCAGGATCAGCTGGCCGAAATGATACTGGCCGGTGACGTGAAAGACGGGGACAATGTGCATGTCAGCGCCGGGGCCGACGGGTTGATTGTGGGCGATCGTGTCAGCGCATCCACCCGCAGCAAACCCGAGGATGCGGTGGTACACTGACCCGTGTGTATGGGCGGCAGGGCTTCAAGCCGGGCGCCGCGACATGCCAGTGCGCGATATCATATCCGAATCCAAAAAGGCCCCGGTGTGCGCCGGGGCCTTTTATGGTCAAGCCTGTGTCAGATGTCAGAACAGGTCTTCTATCGAGGCATCATTGTTCTGGAACAGAATGCTGTCACCCGTTGTTGTGACCAGCAGATAGCTGCTGCCAACTTCACCTGAGCTTCCGAAATCAATCAATCCGTTGGTCGCGGCATCGGATAGCGAGAACCCGTTAAGCAACACGTCATCTTCGTACAGTACGAAATCAGTGACCGTGTCATTGCCGAAGTTATAATAAAACAGGAAGGAGTCGGCGCCTTGCCCGCCTTCCAGTTTGTCATTGCCATCGCCGCCATACAGCGTGTCCTCGCCAAGCGCGCCGTCCAGCGTGTCATTGCCATAGCCACCATAGAGACGATCATCGCCAGCCTTACCGTACAGCTTGTCATTGTCGTCTTCCCCATAGAGACGGTCATCGCCTGCGCCGCCGTTCAGTTTGTCATTGCCATCTCCGCCAAAGAGAAGGTCATCGCCATCTCCGCCATTCAGCGTGTCATTGCCGTTACCGCCATAGAGACGGTCCACACCATCGCCGCCGTTCAGTTTATCATTGTCATTACCGCCATAGAGACGATCATCGCCGGCCTTGCCATTCAGCACGTCATTGCCATCGCCGCCGAGAATAGTGTCGTCACCAGACGCGCCATTGAGGGTGTCATTGTCAATGGTTCCAGTTATTTGCAAAAGGCTGGCATTCGACGCGCTGAACAGATTGGTGGAAAATTCAGCGCCGGGCGAGTCTGTGGACAAAACGGACGTATTCCGAACGCTGGTATCATTAATATTTGACATGGAGAATTCCTCGTTGATTTTAAATAAACAAATGCGATTTTTATCGCGCGCACACTGCCGAATGAGCCTCAAATATCCGATTATTGTTGTTAATAAAGGTTAAGATGAATGGGGCGCGTTTGCAATTTCTTTGTTGTGAATTTTTTAATACGTTGATCCGTTTTGATAATTCAGGATCAGGGAATGGAACCGGGTGCGGTCTTCGGTGTGAATCACCATTCGCGATCTCTGATATTGCATGAGCGCGAATGGTGATCTGATGTGTCTTACATCTTGGGTGTCTGCATCAATGTGGCAGCAACACAGCGTCGATGACGTGGATAACACCGTTGGAGGCCATGATATCGGCACTGGTCACGTTGACGGACCCGTTCAGCGTGACACCGTCCCCGGTGCCATCGGCGGCAAGGTCGTCGCCCTGTACGGTCGGGATGCGTCCGTCCTGGCCGAGGATTGCCGCCGCCGGATAGCTGTCAGGCGCCACATGATAGGTCAGGATCGCGACAAGCTGGTCGCGGTTTTCCTCCAGCAGCAGGTTTTCAACCGTCCCTTCCGGCAGGGCCGCGAAGGCCTCATCGGTGGGTGCGAAAACGGTGAACGGGCCGTCGCCACGCAATGTATCTTCCAGGCCAGCGGCCTGAACCGCTGCAACAAGGGTGTTGAAGCTGCCCGCGTTGACGGCGGTATCGACGATATCCATCGAATGGCCATCGGCGAAGGCCGGGCCGGCAAGCAGGCCGGAGGTGGCAAGGGCAAGCAATGTGCGTCGTAACATCTGGAAATCTCCCATGATTGGTCGCGGGCCATGTCCCGCAGGGCGTCAGATGGCGGTGAGAGTGGCCCGGGCAAGATCAGCGGCAGCCCGCCGACGGGCTTGACGAGACCGGGCTGTCGCCTAAGTTCGGCGAATTCGTGAAATCCAGTAAAATATTTGTGACCGGGTGTTATCCATGGTGATCGCAATCACATGGGCTTGGCTTGCCATGCGCCGCGTGATTGGAAAGATGGTGTGAAGCGGTTTGGAGATAAATATGACCTGGTACCTGCAGGCACTTGCCCTGGCCTTCTGGCTGGTGATCGGGCTTGGCACCCTTGCGATCATCGTGATCGGCATTCTGGACCGGCTTCAGAAAAGCGATGCGATCCGGCGCAATTATCCGGTGATCGGGCGGTTTCGAAGCCTGTTCAGCACATTGGGGGAGTTCTTTCGGCAGTATTTCTTTGCAATGGATCGCGAGGAATTGCCGTTCAACCGGGCGCAGCGTGACTGGGTGAAACATGCCGCCGCAGGCGCCGGCAACACGCTGGCCTTCGGGTCCACCCGGAACATCAATGTGGTCGGCACAGCTTTGTTCACGCCCAACCCGTTCCCGCCGCTGGATGACCAGTTTTCCAAATCCGAACCGATGCAGATCGGGCCCCATGCGCGCATGCCATTCATCGCGCGGTCCTTCTTCAACATTTCGGGCATGAGTTATGGTGCGATTTCCAAACCGGCCGTCCGCGCGTTGAGCCGGGGGGCCTATAAGGCGGGCATGTGGATGAACACGGGCGAGGGCGGATTGTCCCCCTATCATCTGGAAGGGGGGGCCGACATTGTCTATCAGATCGGCACGGCGAAATACGGCGTGCGCGACGCGGATGGCAATCTTGATGACGACAAGCTGCGCGAGATCGCCGGGATCCCTGAAGTGAAGATGTTCGAGTTGAAGCTGGCCCAGGGGGCAAAGCCCGGCAAGGGCGGCATTCTGCCCGCCGAGAAGATCACGCCCGAGATTGCCGGGATCCGCGGGATTCATCCCGGGCAGGACAGCCTGTCGCCCAACCGGCACAAAGAGATCAGCAATTTTGACGAGTTGCTGGATATGCTGGGCCATATCCGCGAGGTCACCGGCAAACCGGTAGGGATCAAGACGGTGATGGGCGGGCTGGACGCGTTCAATGACCTTTTCAAATGCATCAACGCGCGCGGTGCAGAGCATGCACCGGATTTCATCACACTGGACGGGGGCGAGGGGGGGACCGGGGCATCGCCCATGCCGCTGATGGATCTGGTGGGCATGTCGGTCCGCGAGGCGTTGCCGCTGCTGACGGACCTGCGCAACAAGGCGGGGCTGAAGGACCGGATTCGGATTGTGGCCTCGGGCAAGCTGGTCAATCCCGGTGATGTGGCCTGGGCCCTGGCGGCAGGGGCCGATTTTGTAACATCCGCGCGGGGGTTCATGTTCTCGCTTGGCTGCATTCAGGCGCTGAAATGTAACAAGAACACCTGCCCGACGGGTATCACCACCCATGATCCGCGCTTTCAGGCCGGGCTGGTGGTGGAGGATAAGGACAAGCGCGTTGCGATGTATGGCAAGTCGGTCGTCAAGGAGGTCGAGACGATTGCCCATTCCGTTGGCGTGTCTGAACCCAGATTGCTGCGCCGTCGCCATGTGCGTCTGGTTCAGCCAGACGGCTCGTCAATCCCGATGAACGAATTGTTCCCCTCGGGTCGCCGATCACAAACAGTTTCGTGATCAGGGGCGGTTTGATTTAGGAAACAATTATCTTTTAGGGCAATGTGCGACCAAGCCAGATGGAGGGAACCATGGCCCGAAGATATTCCTCGCCCCTGACCCGGGCGGATGTGACGCCAAAAGACGTCTATATGAACCGCCGTCAGATCATGGCGGGAAGTGGCGCTTTGCTGGGGGCCGGTCTGATTGGAGGCCAGGTACAGGCACAGGCGGAAAGCCTGGAGCCGAACAGCTGGGACGAGATCACAAGCTATAACAACTTCTATGAATTCGGAACCGGCAAGACTGACCCGGCCGAGAATGCGCACAGGATGACGACTGCCCCCTGGGAGATCGTCATCGACGGGATGGTCGACAACCCGGGCACCTATTCCTTTGCCGATGTGATGGACGGTATGACCGTGGAGGAACGGATCTATCGCCTGCGTTGTGTCGAGGCCTGGTCGATGGTGGTGCCTTGGAACGGGTTTGAACTGGCCGATCTGCTGAATCGCGTCGGGGTGCAGGACAGCGCGCGTTATGTGGCGTTTGAAACGCTGGCGCGCCCGGACGAGATGCCGGGCCTGCGCGTGCCCGTTATTGAATGGCCTTACCGGGAAGGCTTGCGGCTGGACGAGGCGATGCACCCGCTGACGATTCTGGCGACCGGCATCTATGATGAGCCGATACCAAACCAGAACGGTGCGCCGATCCGGCTTGTGGTGCCATGGAAATACGGGTTCAAATCCATCAAGTCGATTGTCCGCATCACCCTGACGGATGAACAGCCGCGCACGGCGTGGAACAGCTATTCCGCGCGGGAATACGGGTTCTATAGCAATGTGAACCCGAATGTGGATCATCCGCGCTGGTCGCAGGCCACGGAACGGCGGATCGGCGGCGGGCTGTTTGCGCCGCGTCTCGATACGCTGATGTTCAATGGCTACGAAGATGAAGTTGCCAGCCTCTATGAGGGGATGGACCTGACCGAGTTCTTCTGATGGCTGGCCCCGGAGCAGATATCCCGCTGCGTTGTTTGAGGCGCTGCGGCCCGTTTGTTCGGATTGCGCAGGTCTGATGCGGAACCTGATATGACATTTGTGGATCGGATAAATGCGTT from Rhodophyticola sp. CCM32 includes these protein-coding regions:
- a CDS encoding FMN-binding glutamate synthase family protein, which gives rise to MTWYLQALALAFWLVIGLGTLAIIVIGILDRLQKSDAIRRNYPVIGRFRSLFSTLGEFFRQYFFAMDREELPFNRAQRDWVKHAAAGAGNTLAFGSTRNINVVGTALFTPNPFPPLDDQFSKSEPMQIGPHARMPFIARSFFNISGMSYGAISKPAVRALSRGAYKAGMWMNTGEGGLSPYHLEGGADIVYQIGTAKYGVRDADGNLDDDKLREIAGIPEVKMFELKLAQGAKPGKGGILPAEKITPEIAGIRGIHPGQDSLSPNRHKEISNFDELLDMLGHIREVTGKPVGIKTVMGGLDAFNDLFKCINARGAEHAPDFITLDGGEGGTGASPMPLMDLVGMSVREALPLLTDLRNKAGLKDRIRIVASGKLVNPGDVAWALAAGADFVTSARGFMFSLGCIQALKCNKNTCPTGITTHDPRFQAGLVVEDKDKRVAMYGKSVVKEVETIAHSVGVSEPRLLRRRHVRLVQPDGSSIPMNELFPSGRRSQTVS
- a CDS encoding fasciclin domain-containing protein; translation: MLRRTLLALATSGLLAGPAFADGHSMDIVDTAVNAGSFNTLVAAVQAAGLEDTLRGDGPFTVFAPTDEAFAALPEGTVENLLLEENRDQLVAILTYHVAPDSYPAAAILGQDGRIPTVQGDDLAADGTGDGVTLNGSVNVTSADIMASNGVIHVIDAVLLPH
- a CDS encoding calcium-binding protein; protein product: MSNINDTSVRNTSVLSTDSPGAEFSTNLFSASNASLLQITGTIDNDTLNGASGDDTILGGDGNDVLNGKAGDDRLYGGNDNDKLNGGDGVDRLYGGNGNDTLNGGDGDDLLFGGDGNDKLNGGAGDDRLYGEDDNDKLYGKAGDDRLYGGYGNDTLDGALGEDTLYGGDGNDKLEGGQGADSFLFYYNFGNDTVTDFVLYEDDVLLNGFSLSDAATNGLIDFGSSGEVGSSYLLVTTTGDSILFQNNDASIEDLF
- the msrP gene encoding protein-methionine-sulfoxide reductase catalytic subunit MsrP encodes the protein MARRYSSPLTRADVTPKDVYMNRRQIMAGSGALLGAGLIGGQVQAQAESLEPNSWDEITSYNNFYEFGTGKTDPAENAHRMTTAPWEIVIDGMVDNPGTYSFADVMDGMTVEERIYRLRCVEAWSMVVPWNGFELADLLNRVGVQDSARYVAFETLARPDEMPGLRVPVIEWPYREGLRLDEAMHPLTILATGIYDEPIPNQNGAPIRLVVPWKYGFKSIKSIVRITLTDEQPRTAWNSYSAREYGFYSNVNPNVDHPRWSQATERRIGGGLFAPRLDTLMFNGYEDEVASLYEGMDLTEFF
- the clpB gene encoding ATP-dependent chaperone ClpB, producing MNFEKFTDRARGFVQAAQTIAQREDHQKLAPEHLLKALMDDEQGLAYNLITRAGGDPARVVDALDVAMGKLPKVTGDAGQLYLDGQTTKVLSEAEKLAGKAGDSFVPVERLLTALAMVKSAAKTALEAGAVNAQSLNAAINDIRKGRTADSASAEDNYEALGKYARDLTEAAREGKIDPIIGRDEEIRRAMQVLSRRTKNNPVLIGEPGVGKTAIAEGLALRIIDGDVPESLRNKILMALDMGALIAGAKYRGEFEERLKAVLNEISAAAGEIILFIDEMHTLVGAGKTDGAMDAANLIKPALARGELHCVGATTLDEYRKYVEKDAALARRFQPLMVEEPTVEDTISILRGIKEKYELHHGVRISDGALVAAAQLSQRYITDRFLPDKAIDLVDEAASRLRMEVDSKPEELDALDRDILQKQIEAEALKKEDDAASKDRLEKLEKELGDLQQQSAEMTAQWQSERDKLESARGLKEKLDHARAELDQAKRAGDLGKAGELSYGVIPELEKELEAAEAQEDEMLVEEAVRPEQIASVVERWTGIPMSRMLEGEREKLLRMEDEIGKRVIGQRIAVQAVSNAVRRARAGLNDENRPLGSFLMLGPTGVGKTELTKALAEFLFDDDQAMVRIDMSEFMEKHSVARLIGAPPGYVGYDEGGKLTEAVRRRPYQVVLFDEVEKAHPDVFNVLLQVLDDGQLTDGQGRTVDFKQTLIVLTSNLGAQALSQLPDGADASDARRDVMDAVRAHFRPEFLNRLDETIIFDRLSRADMDGIVAIQLARLEARLAERKITLDLDAGAMTWLADEGYDPVFGARPLKRVIQRSLQDQLAEMILAGDVKDGDNVHVSAGADGLIVGDRVSASTRSKPEDAVVH